A part of Phoenix dactylifera cultivar Barhee BC4 chromosome 2, palm_55x_up_171113_PBpolish2nd_filt_p, whole genome shotgun sequence genomic DNA contains:
- the LOC103711823 gene encoding protein LSD1-like translates to MPVPPVPYAAPPVPFIPPNGSHSHIVCLGCQNVLLCPPGATSVCCAVCNAVTAVPLPGTEMAQLVCGGCRTLLMYMRGASGVQCSCCHTINLALEANQVAQVNCENCHMLLMYQNGARFVKCAVCNFVTSIV, encoded by the exons ATGCCGGTTCCTCCTGTCCCATATGCAGCTCCTCCTGTGCCATTTATACCACCAAACG GTTCACACAGCCACATTGTTTGCTTGGGTTGTCAAAATGTTCTTCTCTGTCCACCAGGGGCAACATCTGTATGTTGTGCTGTTTGCAATGCTGTTACTGCTGTACCATTGCCTG GAACCGAAATGGCTCAGTTAGTTTGTGGAGGGTGCCGCACTCTACTGATGTACATGCGTGGAGCATCTGGAGTCCAATGTTCTTGTTGCCACACAATCAATCTGGCTTTGGAAG CAAATCAGGTTGCACAAGTTAACTGTGAGAACTGTCATATGCTGTTGATGTACCAGAATGGAGCAAGATTTGTGAAATGTGCCGTTTGCAATTTTGTGACATCAATTGTGTAA
- the LOC103711799 gene encoding plant intracellular Ras-group-related LRR protein 5-like, translating into MGIPPKPISPAVQEAVEEIMRVYRSLPPRPSIEEVEAAMAVIESSTAEEELRIQEVDRMEKSPGVPEELFFVLQEVKKNTVRLQSQEQRREALHVVELDKRFQVFDELIQRTSKLVSSEESDEGDEKEGKNASFGVILPRIDKGLVKKDKDEKKGELDLPKGLLNVPSIPPSKSEIPSSGGDADKLSLIQVASLIETKAKNGTGILDLRGKLMDQIEWLPLSLGKLQDITELDLSENQIMALPSTIGSLRFLTKLDMHSNQLINLPDSFGELSNLVDLDLHANRLKSLPASFGNLTSLADLDLSSNQLSVLPETLGNLTKLRRLNIETNELEELPYTIGSCASLVELRLDFNQLKALPEAIGKLECLEVLTLHYNRIKGLPTTMASLCKLKELDVSFNELESIPESLCFVTTLVKLNVGRNFADLRALPRSIGNLEMLEELDISSNQIRILPESFRFLSKLRVFHADETPLEVPPRQVVKLGAQEVVRCMADLVAAGGGSSRPAERKAFWFWLCSLFHRRSKKHNKGTGFTSA; encoded by the exons ATGGGAATTCCACCGAAGCCAATCTCCCCGGCCGTTCAGGAGGCCGTGGAGGAGATCATGAGAGTGTACAGGTCCCTACCCCCAAGGCCCTCCATAGAGGAGGTGGAGGCAGCCATGGCCGTGATCGAGAGCTCAACCGCCGAGGAGGAGCTCAGGATCCAGGAGGTGGACAGGATGGAGAAGTCCCCGGGCGTGCCCGAAGAGCTCTTCTTTGTGCTGCAGGAGGTGAAGAAGAACACGGTCCGGCTCCAGAGCCAAGAGCAGAGGAGGGAGGCCCTGCACGTGGTGGAGCTCGACAAGAGGTTCCAGGTGTTCGACGAGCTAATCCAGAGGACCTCCAAGCTGGTCTCCTCTGAGGAGAGTGATGAAGGCGATGAAAAGGAGGGGAAAAATGCTAGTTTTGGTGTGATCCTCCCGAGGATTGATAAGGGTTTGgtcaagaaggacaaggatgAGAAGAAGGGGGAGTTGGATCTTCCGAAAGGACTGCTAAATGTTCCCAGTATTCCCCCTTCGAAATCTGAGATCCCCTCTTCAG GTGGTGATGCTGATAAATTAAGTCTCATCCAAGTGGCAAGCTTGATTGAGACTAAAGCAAAAAATGGAACCGGGATTCTTGACCTTCGGGGTAAGTTGATGGACCAAATTGAGTGGCTTCCGCTGTCACTTGGGAAGTTACAGGACATCACTGAGCTGGATTTATCTGAGAACCAGATCATGGCACTTCCATCAACAATTGGTAGCCTAAGGTTCTTAACAAAGCTTGACATGCACTCGAACCAACTGATAAATCTACCTGACTCATTTGGAGAACTATCCAATCTAGTTGATCTCGACCTGCACGCGAACCGGTTGAAATCTCTGCCTGCTTCATTTGGAAACCTTACAAGTCTCGCCGACTTAGACTTGAGTTCCAATCAGTTGTCTGTACTGCCAGAGACTTTAGGGAATCTAACAAAATTGAGAAGATTGAACATTGAAACAAACGAGCTCGAAGAGCTTCCTTACACTATCGGATCATGTGCTTCTCTAGTTGAGCTCAGGTTGGATTTCAATCAACTAAAAGCACTTCCTGAAGCGATTGGGAAGCTGGAATGCTTAGAAGTTCTGACATTGCACTACAACAGAATTAAAGGGTTGCCTACTACAATGGCTTCACTTTGCAAGTTGAAAGAACTTGATGTTAGCTTCAACGAGCTCGAATCAATACCTGAGAGCCTGTGCTTTGTCACTACCCTCGTGAAGCTAAATGTTGGAAGAAATTTTGCAGACTTGAGAGCGTTGCCGAGATCCATTGGAAATCTCGAGATGCTGGAAGAACTGGACATAAGCAGCAACCAGATAAGAATACTACCCGAGTCTTTTCGATTTTTGTCAAAGCTAAGAGTGTTCCATGCAGATGAGACTCCACTGGAAGTGCCACCAAGACAAGTGGTCAAGCTAGGAGCTCAG GAAGTTGTTCGGTGCATGGCTGATTTGGTTGCTGCGGGGGGTGGCAGTTCTCGACCAGCTGAGAGGAAGGCCTTCTGGTTTTGGCTTTGCTCATTGTTCCATCGTCGCAGCAAGAAACACAACAAAGGCACAGGCTTCACAAGCGCTTGA
- the LOC103711824 gene encoding E3 ubiquitin-protein ligase PUB23-like, with product MEEAPPLFRCPISMELMEDPVTISTGVTYERKNIEKWLFTYKKSTCPATMQCLRNLDLTPNHTLKRLITSWPLDHEARTPTEAPRPCPTNAIEHENLVSLLTSIESTPFKVSSLKKLRSIVEKRNEVRENFLESGGIQALGRIMFQVAADSTDFTTFRACEEALGVLSLLPLSNQASVELLLKPECMKPMMVMLQRGSAEARLHTMAILLKISKTNHCWAHTIGDQGMDVFKSLLELLSDEISTKLSSCSLDLLLEIVAASKKNPLKAIEAGAVCILIELLPDARQHNCEKILLLLKRLCECPEGRSAFADHGLGVAVVSKKILRVSELGTKLGVKILWLMCTSLPTEKVLHDMMVYGLVEKLLALLHIEGRSSTKEKAMKIIRLHGGAWRQYRCFPCELKDYLRLMNRS from the coding sequence ATGGAAGAAGCTCCACCCTTGTTTAGATGCCCCATTTCAATGGAGCTAATGGAGGACCCGGTCACCATCTCGACCGGCGTCACGTACGAAAGGAAGAACATCGAGAAATGGCTCTTCACTTACAAGAAGTCGACGTGCCCTGCGACGATGCAATGCCTCAGAAATCTTGACCTCACCCCTAATCACACCCTCAAACGCCTCATCACCTCATGGCCACTGGATCATGAAGCCAGAACACCTACAGAAGCACCACGGCCATGCCCGACAAATGCTATCGAGCATGAGAACTTGGTATCGCTGCTTACCTCCATCGAGTCGacgcccttcaaggttagttCCCTGAAGAAACTCAGGTCGATCGTGGAGAAGAGAAACGAGGTTCGAGAGAATTTTCTTGAATCGGGAGGGATCCAGGCGTTGGGCCGCATCATGTTTCAGGTTGCGGCCGACAGCACAGACTTCACGACCTTCCGAGCTTGTGAGGAGGCCCTCGGAGTTCTCTCCCTCCTCCCATTATCTAACCAGGCATCGGTGGAGCTCCTACTGAAGCCTGAGTGCATGAAGCCCATGATGGTCATGCTCCAGAGGGGAAGCGCTGAGGCTCGCCTCCACACCATGGCCATCTTGTTGAAGATATCGAAGACCAACCATTGCTGGGCCCATACGATTGGTGATCAAGGAATGGATGTCTTCAAGTCCTTGTTGGAGCTCTTATCTGACGAGATCTCGACCAAGCTAAGCTCATGCTCGTTGGATCTGTTGCTCGAGATTGTCGCTGCTTCGAAGAAGAACCCTCTAAAGGCAATTGAGGCAGGTGCAGTGTGCATCTTGATCGAGCTCCTCCCAGATGCCAGGCAGCACAATTGTGAGAAGATATTGTTACTGCTTAAGAGGCTGTGCGAGTGCCCCGAGGGGAGATCAGCCTTTGCAGACCATGGCCTCGGTGTCGCAGTGGTCTCCAAGAAGATACTACGTGTATCAGAGCTAGGGACCAAGTTGGGAGTAAAGATCTTGTGGTTGATGTGCACCTCCCTTCCTACAGAGAAGGTTCTTCATGATATGATGGTATATGGATTGGTGGAGAAGCTATTGGCGTTGTTGCACATCGAGGGGCGGTCTTCGACCAAGGAGAAGGCAATGAAGATAATTAGATTGCATGGTGGGGCGTGGAGGCAGTACCGATGTTTCCCTTGCGAACTAAAGGATTATTTGAGATTAATGAATCGCTCCTGA
- the LOC103711801 gene encoding NAC transcription factor 25-like, translating to MCVLFSSLAGNCSSISHVSKMSLSLPPGFRFHPTDDELVGYYLKRKEDGIKFELEVIPVIELYKFDPWELPGKSFLPKRDMQWFFFCPRDRKYPNGSRTNRATGSGYWKATGRDRKIICESSVHGLRKTLVFYHGRAPGGERTDWVMHEYRLCECLPDGSSNFVGAFSLCRIVKRHDNGQKIGDLQGESRDRKGHSSAMIDFSPKMCFSKVLSTSEENESVVTDLLNRSNGSTRINSPENLRGTELHQILNDSDQRDLCGSRVVSDASEVSSPKEGISESMITNMFPISIETCTPCNPSPISSYANFREEAYVIDELNGHGCSSSCPSPVYCMDMFSSVEDSTLQSLEWDTPKFMNASLSAAGIEPWNLVLSPPICRQASEGEEANLWFQDDSMVIVN from the exons ATGTGTGTTCTGTTTTCTTCTCTGGCTGGCAACTGTTCCAGTATTAGCCAT GTGTCAAAAATGAGTCTGTCTCTGCCGCCCGGTTTCCGTTTCCATCCCACGGATGATGAGTTGGTGGGGTACTACTTGAAGAGGAAAGAGGACGGGATTAAGTTTGAACTTGAGGTTATTCCAGTGATTGAGTTATATAAGTTTGACCCATGGGAGTTGCCAG GCAAATCATTCCTTCCAAAAAGAGATATGCAGTGGTTTTTCTTTTGCCCACGAGATCGTAAGTACCCAAATGGTTCACGCACTAACAGAGCTACAGGATCAGGCTATTGGAAAGCCACTGGTAGAGACAGAAAAATTATCTGTGAGTCTTCTGTCCACGGGCTTAGGAAAACCCTTGTTTTCTATCACGGGAGGGCTCCTGGTGGAGAAAGAACTGATTGGGTGATGCACGAATATCGTCTTTGTGAATGCCTTCCTGATGGATCTTCCAATTTTGTG GGAGCTTTTTCTCTGTGCCGCATAGTGAAGAGACACGATAATGGGCAGAAAATAGGTGATCTCCAAGGAGAATCCAGAGATAGAAAAGGTCATTCTTCTGCCATGATAGATTTCAGCCCAAAAATGTGCTTCAGCAAGGTCTTGAGTACCTCAGAAGAAAATGAATCTGTAGTAACTGACCTGTTGAACAGAAGCAATGGTTCAACTAGAATCAATTCTCCAGAGAACTTAAGGGGGACCGAACTGCATCAAATTTTGAATGATTCTGATCAGAGAGACCTATGCGGATCACGAGTTGTTTCAGATGCCTCAGAG GTTTCTTCACCAAAGGAAGGCATATCTGAATCAATGATTACAAATATGTTTCCTATTTCAATAGAAACATGCACACCTTGTAATCCTTCTCCTATCTCATCCTATGCAAACTTCAGAGAGGAAGCTTACGTGATTGATGAGCTTAATGGTCATGGATGCTCTTCATCTTGTCCGAGTCCTGTATACTGCATGGACATGTTCAGCAGTGTGGAAGACAGCACATTGCAGAGTCTTGAGTGGGATACACCAAAATTTATGAATGCATCATTAAGCG CTGCAGGAATCGAACCCTGGAATCTAGTGTTATCCCCTCCAATTTGTAGGCAAGCAAGCGAAGGAGAGGAAGCAAACCTGTGGTTTCAGGATGACAGTATGGTCATCGTGAATTAA